One genomic segment of Vicinamibacterales bacterium includes these proteins:
- a CDS encoding deoxynucleoside kinase, with product MFFRSRVDGVFPWLYSGIVQAYRYIAIEGPPGVGKTALAGRLGGRLDATLVLDETENPFLADFHGGRPGAAFQAQLSFTLARHRQQTALRQSDLFSQLTISDYLFDRDKIYAYLNLDDNELFIYQRLYELLSQDAPAADLVIFLQAPTDVVKRRLRDRHRANPESTLLEDDYVRELNEAYNHFFFHYAATPLLVVETSQFDLTWGDEALEDLLKQLNGMGRGTRYYVPRTK from the coding sequence ATGTTTTTCCGGAGCCGTGTCGACGGTGTTTTTCCGTGGTTATACTCGGGCATCGTGCAGGCGTACCGCTACATCGCGATCGAGGGGCCCCCGGGCGTCGGCAAGACCGCGCTCGCCGGCCGGCTCGGCGGTCGACTCGACGCCACACTGGTACTCGACGAGACCGAGAATCCGTTTCTCGCCGACTTCCACGGCGGCCGGCCAGGCGCCGCGTTTCAGGCGCAGCTCTCCTTCACGCTGGCGCGCCACCGCCAGCAGACCGCGCTGCGCCAGAGCGACCTGTTCAGCCAGCTGACGATCAGCGACTACCTGTTCGATCGCGACAAAATCTACGCCTACCTGAATCTCGACGACAACGAGCTGTTCATCTACCAGCGGCTCTACGAACTGCTGTCCCAGGACGCGCCGGCCGCCGATCTCGTCATCTTCCTGCAGGCGCCGACCGACGTGGTCAAGCGACGGCTGCGCGACCGCCACCGCGCCAATCCCGAATCAACGCTGCTCGAAGACGACTACGTCCGCGAGCTGAACGAGGCGTACAACCATTTTTTCTTCCACTACGCGGCCACGCCGCTGCTGGTCGTCGAGACCTCGCAGTTCGATCTCACCTGGGGCGACGAGGCGCTGGAGGACCTGCTGAAA
- the menC gene encoding o-succinylbenzoate synthase, whose translation MALTIDRLHLRLVRLPLVAFFETSFGRIYDRSFIIVSAGGDGATGVGECVADVDPYYSPETNVTAWHILRDFLAPLVLGRAFEGPGAIHAAFARVRGHNMAKAAVEMAAWDLAARQQEVPLSHLLGGTRRAIASGVSIGIQDSVEQLLDRIEAERAAGYQRIKIKIKPGWDLDVVERVRARFGAIPLMVDANAAYTLDDRDRLAGLDRHGLMMIEQPLAYDDIRDHAVLQRSLATPVCLDESIHSARDAADAIELGACRIINIKPGRVGGHGPSIRLHDLCAARAVPVWHGGMLESGIGRAHNIHLASLPNFSIPGDIAASRRYFVPDLIDPPIEVTPLGTIDVPTAAGIGVAIDWDRVNAAAIDSCEVRV comes from the coding sequence GTGGCCCTCACCATCGATCGCCTGCACCTGCGGCTCGTGCGGCTTCCCCTCGTCGCGTTCTTCGAGACCAGTTTCGGACGCATCTACGACCGCTCGTTCATCATCGTCTCGGCCGGCGGCGATGGCGCGACCGGCGTCGGCGAGTGCGTGGCGGACGTCGATCCCTACTACAGCCCCGAAACCAACGTGACCGCCTGGCACATCCTGAGAGACTTCCTGGCGCCGCTGGTGCTCGGCCGTGCGTTCGAAGGGCCCGGCGCGATCCACGCAGCGTTCGCGCGCGTGCGTGGCCACAACATGGCGAAGGCCGCCGTCGAAATGGCCGCGTGGGATCTCGCGGCCCGGCAGCAGGAGGTGCCGCTGTCACACCTGCTCGGCGGCACACGGCGCGCCATCGCGTCCGGGGTCTCGATCGGGATCCAGGACTCGGTCGAGCAGTTGCTCGACAGGATCGAGGCGGAGCGCGCGGCCGGCTACCAGCGGATCAAGATCAAGATCAAGCCGGGATGGGATCTGGACGTGGTGGAGCGCGTGCGCGCCCGCTTCGGTGCGATCCCGCTGATGGTCGACGCCAACGCCGCCTATACGCTGGACGATCGCGATCGCCTGGCCGGCCTCGATCGCCACGGCCTGATGATGATCGAGCAGCCGCTCGCCTACGACGACATTCGCGACCATGCCGTCCTGCAGCGCTCGCTGGCGACGCCGGTCTGTCTCGACGAATCGATCCATTCCGCGCGTGACGCCGCGGATGCGATCGAGCTCGGTGCCTGCCGCATCATCAACATCAAGCCGGGACGCGTCGGCGGCCACGGCCCGTCGATCCGGCTGCACGACCTGTGCGCCGCCCGCGCCGTTCCGGTCTGGCATGGCGGGATGCTCGAGAGCGGCATCGGCCGCGCGCACAACATCCACCTCGCGTCGCTCCCGAACTTCTCCATTCCCGGCGACATCGCTGCCAGCCGGCGTTACTTCGTGCCCGACCTGATCGATCCTCCGATCGAGGTCACACCGTTGGGGACGATCGACGTACCCACGGCCGCCGGCATCGGTGTGGCGATCGATTGGGATCGTGTCAACGCCGCGGCGATCGACTCCTGCGAGGTGCGCGTCTGA
- a CDS encoding HEAT repeat domain-containing protein has translation MRFDRPFVVSLLLVTGCGSAAPPTPHTAPTVPVAVDQKMSWILRLEDRRILRDPAPPPPAARVEAASPDNKKRKPPVTAPPPPPPPVADLTTLAGDAEARIRRRAALAIGRVGLPEGAPAVRVLLADPNAEVRQMAAFSLGLLHDTASVPQLTTALQDADPRVRGRAAEALGLIGDTGSAAAVGEMVGAYVKSGAIANLAPDEEKFGVSPEADAVRLGVFALVRQKGFEPLVAAVQDGGGRVQGWWPFAYALRRINDPRAIPLLRQLAATPGRYTRAFAVRGLGALKDTNSIPLLGSMLGQSKGDAALAASLVMALKDMGVPDAAPPIVALLAADKPNPNVALEAVAALGALRSQAGLPYVQDFVTDEWPTMRAAAIRASAHIDPAGFPTLLSGMEPDPHWIVRAAIAETLAGMPPAVAVARLQRLAEDPDKRVVAVALDSLTKLKAPGIDAVLLANLKASDVGVRTAAARNIGELKPAGGAEALRDAYQAAQADGSADAREAALAALVRYGAGEATATLNTALGDRDWALRLDAANLLHSLDSSAAPALAIRPVPGDPIAPYDSPDLVNPPYSPHAFIETARGTIEIELAVLDAPQTVRNFVTLARKGYFNGLQIHRVVPNFVVQDGDPRGDGTGGPGYTIRDELNDRPFVRGTVGMALSGPDTGGSQFFIVHSPQPHLDAKYTVFGQVVQGMDVVDTLQQLDVIERIRIWDGKEMK, from the coding sequence ATGCGATTCGACCGGCCCTTCGTTGTCAGCCTGTTGCTCGTCACCGGATGCGGAAGCGCGGCGCCGCCGACGCCGCACACGGCCCCGACTGTGCCGGTGGCGGTGGACCAGAAAATGAGCTGGATCCTGCGGCTGGAGGATCGGCGCATCCTGCGCGATCCGGCGCCACCGCCGCCCGCCGCGCGGGTCGAGGCCGCGTCGCCCGACAACAAGAAGAGGAAGCCGCCGGTCACCGCCCCTCCGCCCCCGCCCCCTCCCGTCGCGGATCTGACGACGCTTGCGGGTGATGCCGAAGCCCGCATCCGCCGGCGCGCCGCGCTGGCGATCGGCCGGGTCGGGCTGCCGGAGGGAGCGCCGGCGGTGCGCGTGCTGCTCGCGGATCCGAACGCCGAGGTGCGGCAGATGGCGGCGTTCTCGCTCGGACTGCTGCACGACACCGCCTCGGTACCGCAGCTGACGACGGCGCTGCAGGACGCCGACCCTCGCGTCCGCGGCCGCGCCGCCGAAGCGCTGGGGCTGATCGGCGACACCGGTTCGGCCGCCGCGGTCGGAGAGATGGTCGGCGCCTACGTCAAGAGCGGCGCCATCGCCAACCTCGCGCCCGACGAGGAGAAGTTTGGCGTGTCGCCCGAGGCCGACGCCGTTCGCCTCGGGGTCTTCGCGCTCGTGCGGCAGAAAGGATTCGAACCGCTGGTCGCGGCGGTTCAAGACGGGGGCGGGCGCGTGCAGGGCTGGTGGCCGTTCGCCTATGCGCTTCGCCGCATCAACGATCCGCGCGCCATTCCGCTGCTGCGGCAGCTCGCTGCGACACCCGGCCGCTATACGCGCGCCTTCGCGGTGCGCGGTCTCGGGGCGCTGAAGGACACGAACTCGATCCCCCTGCTCGGCAGCATGCTCGGGCAGTCGAAGGGGGACGCAGCGCTGGCCGCGTCGCTCGTCATGGCGCTCAAGGACATGGGCGTCCCCGACGCGGCGCCGCCGATTGTCGCGCTCCTCGCGGCCGACAAACCGAACCCGAACGTCGCGCTCGAAGCGGTGGCGGCGCTCGGCGCGCTCAGGAGCCAGGCCGGGCTGCCCTACGTCCAGGATTTCGTCACCGACGAATGGCCGACCATGCGTGCGGCGGCGATCCGGGCGTCCGCACACATCGATCCGGCCGGGTTCCCGACGCTGCTCTCGGGGATGGAGCCCGATCCGCACTGGATCGTGCGCGCCGCGATCGCCGAGACGCTGGCCGGGATGCCGCCGGCCGTGGCGGTGGCGCGGCTGCAGCGGTTGGCCGAGGATCCCGACAAGCGGGTGGTCGCCGTGGCGCTCGACTCGCTGACGAAACTGAAGGCGCCGGGCATCGACGCCGTGCTGCTCGCGAATCTGAAAGCGTCCGACGTCGGCGTGCGGACGGCGGCCGCGCGAAACATCGGGGAGCTCAAGCCGGCGGGCGGGGCTGAGGCGCTGCGCGACGCCTACCAGGCCGCACAGGCGGACGGCAGCGCCGACGCGCGTGAAGCTGCGCTGGCGGCGCTCGTCCGCTACGGTGCCGGCGAGGCCACGGCGACCCTGAACACCGCGCTCGGCGATCGCGACTGGGCGCTGCGTCTCGACGCGGCGAACCTGCTGCACTCGCTCGATTCGTCGGCGGCACCGGCGCTCGCGATCCGGCCGGTGCCCGGCGACCCGATCGCGCCTTACGACTCGCCCGACCTCGTCAATCCGCCGTATTCACCGCATGCCTTCATCGAGACGGCCAGGGGCACCATCGAGATCGAGCTGGCCGTGCTGGACGCGCCGCAGACGGTGCGCAACTTCGTCACGCTGGCGCGCAAGGGGTACTTCAACGGCCTGCAGATCCATCGCGTCGTCCCGAACTTCGTGGTGCAGGACGGTGACCCGCGCGGTGACGGCACCGGCGGTCCCGGCTACACGATCCGCGACGAGCTGAACGATCGGCCTTTCGTCCGCGGTACGGTCGGGATGGCGCTCTCGGGCCCGGACACCGGCGGCAGTCAGTTCTTCATCGTCCACTCGCCGCAGCCGCACCTCGACGCCAAGTACACCGTCTTCGGCCAGGTCGTGCAGGGGATGGACGTCGTCGACACGCTGCAGCAGCTCGACGTCATCGAGCGGATTCGTATCTGGGATGGGAAAGAGATGAAGTAG